In the genome of Ensifer adhaerens, one region contains:
- a CDS encoding Putative Zn-dependent protease, whose protein sequence is MRNEMSKALFLFAEAVKARHLPAGLARRTPLAAMLSLSIALSSCQSIVEDTNAGAIGPSSNPQVFSEAQKNDPNASMGAREHPRILATYGGEYNDEKTEKLVARIAGSLTAVSENPKQSYRITILNSPAINAFALPGGYLYVTRGLLALANDASEVAAVLAHEMGHVTANHGILRQQKEEAEQIASQVVSEVLQNDVAGQQAIARGKLRLAAFSRNQELQADEIGVRMLGEAGYDPYAAARFLTSMENYSRFTAVNGEDQTLDFLSSHPSAPQRVELARQHARAFGQEGTVGDRGRDYYLAGIDGLLFGDSPKEGYVRGTTFLHANLGIRFDVPEGFQIDNKAEAVLATGPGDIAVRFDGVSGQQQISLTDYIASGWVTGLDKASIRSIKVNGMDAATARASAQKWDFDVTVIRSGTQIYRFLTAVPKGYPKLEDVAGEIRQSFRRMTPSEIASLKPLRVRVVTAGPKDTVQTLSDRMMGTDRKEDLFRLLNAMTPFSPVRPGDKFKIISE, encoded by the coding sequence ATGCGGAACGAGATGAGCAAAGCTTTGTTTTTGTTTGCTGAAGCTGTCAAGGCGCGTCACCTGCCCGCAGGCCTCGCCAGGCGGACGCCGCTTGCCGCGATGTTGTCGCTCAGCATTGCCCTGTCTTCCTGCCAGAGCATCGTCGAAGACACCAATGCCGGTGCCATCGGCCCGTCGTCGAACCCGCAAGTCTTCTCCGAAGCACAGAAGAACGATCCGAATGCCTCGATGGGTGCACGCGAGCACCCGCGGATACTGGCTACCTACGGTGGCGAGTATAATGATGAAAAGACCGAGAAGCTGGTTGCCCGCATTGCCGGATCGTTGACCGCCGTTTCTGAAAATCCGAAGCAGTCTTATCGCATCACCATTCTGAATTCTCCGGCCATCAACGCCTTTGCACTGCCGGGCGGTTACCTCTACGTGACGCGCGGGCTGTTGGCCCTGGCCAATGACGCATCGGAAGTGGCGGCCGTTCTCGCGCATGAAATGGGCCATGTGACAGCCAATCACGGAATCCTGCGCCAGCAGAAGGAAGAGGCCGAGCAGATTGCCAGCCAGGTTGTCTCGGAGGTCCTGCAAAACGATGTGGCGGGCCAGCAGGCGATCGCGCGCGGCAAGCTGCGCCTTGCCGCCTTCTCGCGCAATCAGGAACTCCAGGCCGACGAAATCGGTGTGCGCATGCTGGGCGAGGCAGGTTACGATCCGTATGCGGCGGCTCGCTTCCTGACCTCGATGGAAAATTACAGCCGCTTTACGGCGGTGAACGGCGAGGACCAGACGCTTGACTTTCTGTCCAGCCACCCGAGTGCGCCGCAGCGCGTGGAACTGGCGCGCCAGCATGCTCGCGCATTTGGCCAGGAGGGAACGGTCGGAGACAGGGGGCGCGACTATTATCTCGCCGGCATAGACGGCCTTCTCTTCGGCGACAGTCCCAAGGAAGGATATGTTCGCGGCACGACCTTCCTGCATGCCAATCTCGGCATTCGCTTCGATGTGCCGGAAGGGTTCCAGATCGACAACAAGGCGGAAGCCGTGCTGGCGACCGGTCCCGGCGACATCGCCGTGCGCTTCGACGGCGTATCCGGCCAGCAGCAGATCTCGCTCACGGACTATATCGCCAGCGGCTGGGTCACCGGGCTCGACAAGGCCTCGATCCGCTCGATCAAGGTCAATGGCATGGATGCCGCGACGGCGCGGGCCTCGGCGCAGAAATGGGATTTCGACGTCACCGTCATCCGGTCCGGCACCCAGATCTATCGGTTCCTCACCGCGGTTCCCAAGGGTTATCCGAAGCTCGAGGACGTCGCCGGCGAAATCCGCCAGTCCTTCCGTCGCATGACGCCGAGCGAGATCGCCTCGCTCAAGCCATTGCGCGTGCGTGTGGTGACAGCGGGGCCGAAGGATACGGTGCAGACGCTGTCGGACCGCATGATGGGTACGGATCGCAAGGAGGACCTGTTCCGGCTTCTCAACGCGATGACGCCCTTCAGCCCCGTGCGCCCGGGCGACAAGTTCAAGATCATTTCCGAATAA
- a CDS encoding thiamine pyrophosphokinase yields the protein MSLFTLLLAGDLAITDRLAAQVAGTRVIAADGGMRHAQALKITPELWVGDFDSAPEALLDEWQGIERQPYPRAKNATDGEIAVDTAIVRGATSLVIAGALGGERTDHAVMHLLLALSLTERGIPTLLTSGEEEARAHLGGRMRLDLPKGALFSILPFSALSGLTIEGARYPLDHAEIDNGSSRTVSNVAEGPVTITLQSGRAMVIARPADMSGG from the coding sequence ATGAGCCTTTTTACCCTTCTTCTTGCCGGCGATCTCGCCATCACCGACCGACTGGCTGCCCAAGTGGCCGGCACGCGCGTGATCGCGGCCGATGGCGGCATGCGGCATGCACAGGCGTTGAAGATCACACCGGAACTCTGGGTCGGTGATTTCGATTCCGCCCCCGAAGCACTACTTGACGAATGGCAGGGCATCGAGCGCCAGCCCTATCCGCGCGCCAAGAATGCCACCGATGGCGAGATCGCGGTCGATACCGCGATCGTGCGTGGCGCGACATCACTGGTGATTGCAGGCGCTCTCGGCGGCGAACGCACCGATCATGCCGTTATGCACCTTCTGCTGGCGCTTTCGCTCACCGAACGCGGCATCCCGACGCTGCTGACGAGTGGCGAGGAAGAGGCCCGCGCCCATCTCGGCGGGCGGATGCGCCTCGACCTGCCGAAGGGCGCGCTCTTCTCGATCCTGCCCTTTTCCGCGCTGTCGGGCCTCACGATCGAGGGCGCGCGCTACCCGCTAGACCACGCCGAGATTGACAATGGCTCGTCGCGCACCGTTTCCAATGTCGCCGAAGGTCCGGTGACGATTACGCTTCAATCCGGCCGCGCGATGGTGATCGCAAGGCCCGCAGACATGTCTGGAGGCTAA
- a CDS encoding thiamine transport system ATP-binding protein → MKQAIELSGVGLRLGDHRFGFDLTAPEGAFVAVTGPSGSGKSTLFNVIAGFETPESGRVLLGGKDMSTVAPGERPISLVFQDNNLFAHLDIFTNVALGVSASLRLDGAARAAVSSALSRVGLAGFERRMPATLSGGERQRVAFARALVRKRPIMLLDEPFAALDPELRQQMGDLLAALHRDEGFTVLMITHDPEEAARLADRIAVIEAGHVAAQGTIDLLRAARAR, encoded by the coding sequence ATGAAGCAGGCCATTGAGCTTTCGGGCGTCGGTCTCAGGCTTGGCGACCACCGGTTTGGTTTCGACCTGACAGCTCCAGAAGGAGCCTTCGTGGCCGTGACGGGCCCCTCCGGATCCGGAAAGAGCACGCTTTTCAACGTTATCGCGGGCTTTGAAACGCCGGAATCAGGCCGCGTGCTTCTCGGCGGCAAAGACATGTCGACGGTCGCGCCAGGGGAGCGCCCGATCTCGCTGGTCTTCCAGGACAATAATCTCTTCGCCCATCTCGACATTTTCACCAATGTCGCGCTGGGTGTCAGCGCTTCGCTGCGGCTGGATGGCGCGGCGCGGGCGGCTGTCTCCTCCGCGCTTTCCCGCGTCGGACTGGCCGGCTTCGAAAGGCGCATGCCGGCGACCCTTTCGGGTGGCGAGAGGCAGCGCGTGGCCTTTGCCCGGGCGCTTGTGCGCAAGCGGCCCATCATGCTGCTGGACGAGCCCTTTGCCGCGCTCGATCCGGAGCTTCGGCAGCAGATGGGCGATCTGCTTGCTGCGCTCCATCGCGACGAAGGCTTCACGGTGCTGATGATCACGCATGATCCCGAGGAGGCAGCCCGCCTCGCCGACCGAATTGCCGTGATCGAGGCTGGCCACGTTGCAGCGCAAGGCACCATTGACCTTCTGCGGGCGGCGCGCGCCCGCTGA
- a CDS encoding thiamine transport system substrate-binding protein — protein sequence MRKTILLAAVAALLSSTSAFAADKTLTVYTYESFTAEWGPGPKVKAAFEKTCGCTVNYVSVEDGVALLNRLKLEGKDTKADVVLGLDTGLVADAKATGLFAPSGIDASAVKVPGDFKDDVFVPYDYGHFAVVYDTEKLKTPPKSLDELVNGNPDEKIVIEDPRTSTPGLGLLLWMKSVYGDKASDAWKKLSKRVLTVTPGWSEAYGLFTKGEAPMVLSYTTSPAYHEMEEKTSRYQAASFSEGHYIQVEVAGMTATSKDPALAKSFLAFMVSPAFQDIIPTTNWMLPAAKMDQPLPDAFNKLVQPAKTFLMSPDEVQKNRKAWVDEWVAAMGAK from the coding sequence ATGCGCAAGACCATTCTTCTGGCGGCCGTGGCCGCTCTTCTTTCCTCGACATCCGCATTCGCGGCCGACAAGACCCTGACCGTCTATACCTATGAAAGCTTCACGGCCGAGTGGGGCCCGGGGCCGAAGGTCAAGGCGGCGTTCGAGAAGACCTGCGGCTGCACGGTCAACTATGTTTCGGTGGAAGATGGCGTGGCGCTGCTCAACCGGCTGAAGCTGGAAGGCAAGGACACCAAGGCCGATGTCGTGCTGGGTCTCGATACCGGTCTCGTGGCGGATGCCAAGGCGACGGGGCTTTTCGCGCCGAGCGGCATTGACGCCTCCGCCGTCAAGGTGCCGGGCGATTTCAAGGATGATGTCTTTGTGCCCTACGATTACGGCCATTTCGCCGTGGTCTACGACACCGAAAAGCTGAAGACGCCGCCCAAGAGCCTCGATGAACTGGTCAACGGCAATCCGGACGAGAAGATCGTCATTGAAGACCCGCGCACCTCGACGCCGGGGCTTGGTCTGTTGCTCTGGATGAAGTCGGTCTATGGCGACAAGGCAAGCGACGCCTGGAAGAAACTCTCCAAGCGCGTGCTGACCGTCACGCCCGGCTGGTCGGAAGCCTATGGACTCTTCACCAAGGGCGAAGCGCCGATGGTGCTGTCCTACACGACCTCGCCGGCCTATCACGAGATGGAAGAAAAGACCTCGCGCTATCAGGCGGCGAGCTTCTCGGAAGGCCATTACATCCAGGTCGAGGTGGCCGGCATGACCGCGACCTCGAAGGATCCGGCGCTCGCGAAGTCCTTCCTCGCCTTCATGGTGAGCCCGGCCTTCCAGGACATCATCCCGACGACCAACTGGATGCTGCCGGCGGCCAAGATGGACCAGCCGCTTCCCGACGCCTTCAACAAGCTCGTGCAGCCGGCCAAGACCTTCTTGATGTCCCCGGATGAGGTTCAGAAGAACCGCAAGGCCTGGGTGGATGAATGGGTCGCCGCCATGGGCGCCAAGTAA
- a CDS encoding thiamine transport system permease protein, whose product MNAWRGISGERIGGALALAFILGFVALALAPLFRFGGAGGFDPQLAGVLQFTLWQAALSTLLSVFFGGLVALSVARRPGLAGRVWLLRFMAAPMGLPALAAAFGVLAVWGREGLFNSVLSFLGIATKFDVYGLTGILIAHTFFNIPLAARLFTAALDRFPPTYWKLAANLGLGRISLFRFVEGPALMAALPGAAGLIFMLCATSFTLVLTLGGGPAATTLEVAIYQALKFDFEPGRAVFLVLVQMVLTGLVLLFLATFPTPAEERALQGVTVRRFDGGSLASKLWDSAVILVFLIFCGAPFLAILVDGLRADFPHLLADRLFWRALATSVGLGLSAALLALLLSWLIAMARVSTRSRLFAGGLDAGGSLILLTPPIVLSTGWFLWLKGGSGFAPYLLVGIINALMALPFSLRVLQPAVRSHIERTRRLSQSLGLAGLQRLRIIDAPALARPVLMAFFFAFSLSLGDLGAVALFGGDGFVTLPWLIYARLGSYRTTDAAALTLILAVVCMVFAVLGTPSERRQGRWRDEAGH is encoded by the coding sequence ATGAATGCGTGGCGCGGCATAAGCGGGGAGCGGATCGGCGGGGCTCTGGCGCTCGCCTTCATCCTCGGCTTTGTCGCGCTGGCGCTGGCGCCGCTCTTCCGCTTCGGCGGGGCCGGCGGGTTCGATCCGCAGCTCGCCGGCGTGCTGCAATTCACGCTGTGGCAGGCTGCGCTTTCGACGCTGCTTTCGGTCTTCTTCGGGGGGCTTGTGGCGCTGTCCGTGGCGCGGCGTCCGGGGCTTGCGGGCCGCGTCTGGCTGTTGCGCTTCATGGCCGCGCCCATGGGGCTTCCGGCGCTGGCGGCCGCGTTCGGTGTCCTCGCCGTCTGGGGCCGGGAAGGTCTATTCAATAGCGTGCTATCGTTTCTAGGCATCGCGACCAAGTTCGATGTTTACGGCCTGACCGGCATCCTGATCGCGCACACATTCTTCAACATTCCGCTGGCCGCGCGGCTGTTCACGGCGGCGCTGGATCGTTTCCCGCCGACCTACTGGAAGCTGGCGGCCAATCTGGGGCTCGGGCGCATCTCGCTCTTTCGTTTCGTGGAAGGGCCGGCGCTGATGGCGGCGTTGCCGGGGGCCGCAGGGCTGATCTTCATGCTCTGCGCCACGAGTTTCACGCTGGTGCTGACGCTAGGCGGTGGGCCGGCGGCGACCACGCTGGAAGTCGCCATCTATCAGGCGCTGAAGTTCGATTTCGAGCCGGGCCGGGCGGTGTTTCTGGTTCTGGTGCAGATGGTGTTGACGGGGCTGGTCCTGCTCTTCCTCGCGACCTTCCCGACGCCCGCGGAAGAGCGGGCGCTGCAGGGGGTGACGGTGCGCCGCTTCGACGGCGGCTCGCTCGCCTCGAAGCTCTGGGATAGCGCAGTCATTCTCGTCTTTCTCATCTTTTGCGGCGCGCCCTTCTTGGCGATCCTGGTCGATGGTCTGCGCGCCGATTTCCCGCATCTTCTCGCCGATCGCCTCTTCTGGCGGGCGCTGGCGACCAGCGTGGGTCTCGGCTTGTCGGCGGCGCTGCTGGCGCTTCTCCTCTCCTGGCTGATTGCCATGGCGCGGGTCTCGACCCGTTCCCGCCTCTTTGCAGGCGGGCTCGATGCCGGTGGATCGCTGATCCTGCTGACGCCGCCCATCGTGCTTTCGACCGGCTGGTTCCTATGGTTGAAGGGCGGCAGCGGGTTTGCGCCATACCTGCTTGTTGGGATCATCAATGCGCTGATGGCACTGCCCTTTTCCCTGCGTGTCCTGCAGCCGGCGGTGCGCAGCCATATCGAGCGGACGCGGCGGCTGTCGCAGAGCCTTGGCCTTGCCGGCCTCCAGCGGCTTCGCATCATCGATGCGCCGGCGCTGGCGCGGCCGGTTCTGATGGCCTTCTTTTTCGCGTTTTCCTTGTCGCTGGGCGATCTCGGCGCGGTGGCGCTGTTTGGCGGCGATGGGTTCGTCACGCTGCCGTGGCTGATTTACGCGCGGCTCGGCAGCTATCGGACGACAGATGCGGCCGCGTTGACGCTGATTCTCGCTGTGGTCTGCATGGTCTTTGCCGTGCTGGGCACACCCTCGGAGCGGCGGCAGGGGAGGTGGCGCGATGAAGCAGGCCATTGA
- a CDS encoding ATP-binding cassette, subfamily F, uup: MAPPILKLDDIFLSFGGSPLLAGANLQVEPGDRICLVGRNGSGKSTLMKIAAGLAEAQSGEIFRHPSATIRYLEQAPDFGSHQTVEAYAMSGLGPGDDAYRVTYLLEHLGLKGDENPANLSGGEARRAALARVLAPEPDILLLDEPTNHLDLNTIEWLETELTRSRSAIVLISHDRRFLEKVSNATVWLDRGMARRLDRGFAHFEEWRDQVLEQEELEQHKLGKAIEREEHWLRYGVTARRKRNMRRLGELQTMRKDYRGHKGPQGTVQASVADARESGKLVIEAEKITKSYGERTIVAPFSIRVHRGDRIGLIGPNGAGKTTLLKMLTGQIEPDTGTVKLGTNLDIATLDQRREDLNLNDTLAHYLTDGRGENLLVNGEQRHVTGYMKDFLFQPEQARTPILQLSGGERARLMLARILARPTNLLILDEPTNDLDIETLDLLQEIVAGFNGTVILVSHDRDFLDRTVTSTIAPANPDAPDGRWIEYAGGYSDMLVQRKGIEAERRQAEAKKDKPRDDAPAAASTEKAKGKLSYKQKFALENLPKQMDEAEKKAAKLEEKMADANFFTKDPAGFSKTAAELEKLRNQIAAWEEEWLELEMLREELEG, encoded by the coding sequence ATGGCCCCGCCGATCCTCAAACTAGACGACATTTTCCTCAGCTTCGGCGGCTCGCCGCTGCTCGCTGGCGCGAACCTGCAGGTGGAACCGGGCGACCGCATCTGCCTTGTCGGCCGCAACGGCTCGGGCAAATCGACGCTGATGAAGATCGCCGCAGGCCTTGCCGAAGCGCAGAGCGGCGAGATTTTCCGCCATCCGTCGGCGACCATCCGCTATCTCGAACAGGCCCCCGATTTCGGGTCCCACCAGACCGTCGAGGCTTATGCCATGTCGGGCCTCGGCCCCGGCGACGATGCCTATCGCGTCACCTATCTGCTGGAACATCTGGGGCTGAAGGGCGACGAGAACCCGGCCAACCTCTCCGGCGGCGAGGCGCGCCGCGCGGCACTTGCCCGCGTGCTGGCCCCCGAACCGGATATCCTGCTGCTCGACGAGCCGACCAACCATCTCGACCTCAACACGATCGAATGGCTGGAAACCGAACTCACCCGCAGCCGCTCGGCCATCGTTCTCATCTCGCACGACCGGCGTTTCCTCGAGAAGGTTTCCAACGCCACCGTCTGGCTGGATCGCGGAATGGCGCGGCGGCTCGATCGCGGCTTTGCCCATTTCGAGGAATGGCGCGACCAGGTGCTGGAGCAGGAAGAGCTGGAACAGCACAAGCTCGGCAAGGCGATCGAGCGCGAGGAACACTGGCTGCGCTATGGCGTGACCGCACGGCGCAAGCGCAACATGCGACGCCTTGGCGAATTGCAGACCATGCGCAAGGACTATCGCGGCCACAAGGGGCCGCAAGGCACGGTGCAGGCAAGCGTCGCCGATGCGCGAGAATCCGGCAAGCTGGTCATTGAGGCCGAGAAGATCACCAAGAGCTATGGCGAGCGCACGATCGTCGCGCCCTTCTCCATCCGCGTCCATCGCGGCGACCGTATCGGCCTGATCGGCCCGAACGGCGCCGGCAAGACGACGCTGCTCAAGATGCTGACCGGACAGATCGAGCCGGACACCGGCACGGTCAAGCTCGGCACCAATCTCGACATCGCAACCCTCGACCAGCGCCGCGAGGACCTGAACCTCAACGATACGCTGGCGCATTATCTCACCGACGGGCGTGGCGAGAACCTTCTGGTCAATGGCGAGCAGCGTCACGTGACCGGCTACATGAAGGACTTTCTCTTCCAGCCGGAACAGGCGAGAACGCCGATCCTGCAGTTGTCCGGCGGCGAGCGCGCCCGCCTGATGCTGGCCCGCATTCTGGCGCGGCCGACCAACCTCTTGATCCTCGACGAACCGACCAACGACCTCGACATCGAGACGCTGGACCTGCTGCAGGAAATCGTCGCCGGCTTCAACGGTACCGTCATCCTCGTCAGCCACGACCGCGACTTCCTCGACCGCACCGTGACCTCGACGATCGCACCCGCCAATCCGGATGCGCCGGACGGCCGCTGGATCGAATATGCCGGCGGCTATTCGGACATGCTCGTGCAGCGCAAGGGCATCGAGGCCGAGCGCCGTCAGGCGGAGGCGAAGAAGGACAAGCCGAGGGACGACGCACCCGCCGCAGCCTCGACCGAGAAGGCCAAGGGCAAGCTCTCCTACAAGCAGAAATTCGCGCTCGAAAACCTGCCCAAGCAGATGGACGAGGCCGAGAAGAAGGCCGCCAAACTCGAAGAGAAGATGGCCGACGCGAATTTCTTCACCAAGGACCCCGCCGGCTTCAGCAAGACCGCCGCCGAGCTCGAGAAACTGCGCAACCAGATCGCCGCCTGGGAAGAGGAATGGCTGGAGCTGGAAATGCTGCGCGAAGAGCTGGAGGGGTGA